A window of Roseiflexus castenholzii DSM 13941 genomic DNA:
ATGAGACCGGTACGGTCCAACACGCGCGTCTGCAAGGCGTCTTCGACATTGCGCGCCTGCGCTGGCGTCAACTCATCGTCGAACACCACGAGGTCGTAGTGCAAGGTGTCACGCAGCGCAGCAATTTCCTCGATCTTGCCAGGACCGATGAAATAACGCGGGAAGGGTTGCTTGAGGCGCTGATAGGTGCTGCCCACCACGTCAAGACCAGCGGTATCAGCCAGCAGAGCCAGTTCTTGAAGCGAGTCTTCCGCTTTCCATGCACTGCGGCTACCGGTCAATTCCACACCAACAAGAAAAGCGCGTTCACGGGGCGGGCGAGTTTCGTAGAGGCGGCGCCCGCCGTTGGGTGTCGTCTGATCGTCTCTGATCGTCATGCTCCTTACACTATCGATGGTATCCGTGGCATTATTCTAGCACGTCCCGCTGTGTGGAGCAAGCAATATTGGCGCGTCGTGCGCCGACATGAACCGGCAGTGATCGTCGCGTTCACTGTCACATGCACAAATCCGTGTTCCCTCATGCCGGAGATACCGGCACGCCCCAGGATTGAAGTTCAGCCGCCACCGCCTCCACCAACCTGTCGAGATTCGCCAGCACCGGGTCCGACAGGTCCAGTCCCGGTTCGATCAGCAACGGTTCCATGCCCAACAACACGATGCGCGACGGCGTATGCCCGCGCAGCGCCATCACTGCCAGGAGTTCCTGCAAGCCTACCTGATGCATCGACATCTTGAGCGCCAGGATCTGTGGTATCTGCTCGTTCTCTAACCGCACAATCGCGCCCGGCGGATGTCCGGCGTTGATGGCATCGAGGATCAAGAGATCGGCGATTCCTTCGAGATACGGGAGCAAATCCAGTCCCAGCGTTCCTCCGTCGAGCACAGTGACAGAATCTGGCACGCGGTAGCGTTGAGTCAGACGTTCGCAGGCGCGCACGCCCAACCCTTCGTCGCGCATGATGATGTTGCCCAAACCCAGAACGAGAATTGCTGGCATGAGTATCGTTCTTTCCGCTATGCGCACAGGGGGGCCGCCAGCGCGCCCCTACGCTGCGCCATTCGCGCGGGCATCCGGCACACCTCTACTATCTATGCGGAACGTTCAACTTTCGACTTTCCCGCCTGCAACCTTCACCTGCTGCGTCGTCGGCTCCGCTACCTGCGGCGCTTTGCCGTTCTGTTTGCCATTTTGCGCGATCACCTGCTCGATCCAGTCCGGCTGCTGCTCCCTGGGAAGGAACTTATAGCCACTGAAGATGCTCGACATCAAACCGTTCCCCTCTTCCATGTCGATCAACCACGCGGCGTACACATGGTGAACGACAAACGCCAGGATCAGGTACATAATGATGTGATGTCCCAGCCGCAGCGTTTGAAGCGACACAAGGTTCGTCACCCAGTCGGTGAGCGTGTACCAGATGCTTGCAGGATGCAACTGACCGTAGAGCGTAAAACCGGTAAAAGCGCTCAAACCGTACAGGACAACAATGATCATGTACGATGTGCCTGCCAGCGCATTGTGCCCGGCAACCTCTGGAGGATTACGACGCAGGAAGAAGTAGTATTGGATCGCATGCCACATATTTGTGCGCCCTTCCTTCGTCAGGAAGGGAAACAGGCCACGCCAGCGCGCCCACTGATTGCCGACAAATGCCCAGTAGGTGCGCAGAATCAGGCTCGCCACGAAGATGTAGGCGAACACAAAGTGGAGAAACCGCATCGACCCCATGAAATAGATGCCCCACGGTTCGCGCGTGCTCACGAAAATGTACGGGTTGGCAATGTAGTAGCCGGTGAAGCAGAGCATGACAATGCTCAACACATTGACCCAATGCGTCAGGCGCACCGGGACTTCCCAGACATAGACTCGTCGTCGCATGGCACACCTCACTGCACCCGGACGCGGGTAATCTCAATGCCACGGGCATCCACCAGGTGAACCGCGCACGCCATGCACGGGTCGAATGAATGAATGGTGCGCAGGATTTCAATCGGCTGCTCCGGGTCGGCAATCGGCGTGTCGATCAGTGCGGCTTCGTAAGGTCCGCGCACATCGCGCGCATCACGTGGCGAGCCGTTCCACGTCGTCGGAACCACTGCTTGATAGTTGACGATCTTGCCATCTCTGATCCGCACCCAGTGCCCAAGCGAGCCGCGCGGCGCTTCCATCGATCCCCAACCAACCGCTTCCTGGGGCCAGTTCGCCGGACTCCATTTGGCGCTGTTGTGAACTACCAGGTTGCCGGCCGCCATATTTGCCGCCAGTTCGTCGATCCATCCCGGCAACAGTTCGGCGATCAACGCGGTTTCGATGGCGCGCGCCGCTGTGCGCCCCAGCGTCGAGAAGAGCGCCGCCGGACCAACTCCCAACTGTTTGAGTGCAGCGTTGACCAACTCCTGAATGCGTTGCTGACCGGAAGCGTATCCGACGAGCATACGCGCCAATGGACCGACTTCCATCGGCATGTCGTCGTAGCGCGGCGTTTTGAGCCAGGAATATTTGCCATCGGTGTTGAGCCAGTCGTAAGGCGGTTGAGGACCGGTGTAATTCGGGATGGTCTCACCTTTCCAGGGATGGAGCGCCTGCTGATCGCCCTCGCCATAGCGGAACCAGGAATGCGCAACATATTCGGTCACGCGCTCGTGGTTCACCGGTTGCGGCTTCTGGTCGATATTCTTGTTCACAATCACACCGCGCGGCAGCCAGTAACTGGCGACGTTGCCATCTTTCGCAGCCGGGAAGTCGCCATACGACAGATAGTTGCCCACGCCAGCGCCAAGCCCTGCCCAGTCTTTGTAGAATGATGCGATAGCCAGAATATCGGGAATGTAGACCTTGCCCACAAACGTGCGCACCTGATCGGCGAGCATTTTCAACTGCGCGATGCGGATGGTGTTGATCGCCTGCTGCGCATTCGGGTCGAGCGGCGCTGCCATCCCGCCGACGAGATATGTCTGCGGGTGGGGATTCTTACCGCCCAGAATCGCGTGAATTCTGATGACGTCCTTCTGCCACTCCAGCGCTTCCAGGTAGTGCGCCACGGCCATCAGATTGGCTTCAGGCGGCAGCGCATACGCCGGATGCCCCCAATAGGCGTTGCCAAAAATCCCCAATTGCCCGCTGTCAACGAACTTTTGCAATCGGTCCTGGACACCCTTGAAGTAGGCGGGCGACGATTTGGGCCAGTCGGAAATGCTCTGCGCCAGTTCCGATGTTTTGACCGGATCGGCCTTGAGCGCACTCACGATATCTACCCAGTCTAAGGCGTGCAGGTGGTAGAAGTGGATGACATGGTCTTGCACATATTGGGCGCCTGCGATGATGTTGCGGATAAGCCGGGCATTGTCGGGTATCTGAATATCGAGCGCGTTTTCAACGGCGCGCACCGATGCAAGCGCATGGACGGTCGTGCAGACGCCGCAGATGCGCTGCGCAAACACCCAGGCGTCGCGCGGATCGCGTCCGCGCAGGACGATCTCCATGCCGCGGAACATCGTCGAACTGCTCCAGGCATCCACTACGCGCCCGCGCTCGATCTGCGCCTCGATACGCAGATGTCCTTCAATGCGGGTGATCGGATCAATAGCAATTTTTGCCATAGCGCGTCCTCCGCTGCTGTGCTCCATCTGTCAGGAGGCGGACGGTCCATCCCGATCGGGACGAACGCTCTCCCTGGCGTCACCCGACGCCATCGGCTTCCCTGCCTCTTCTGCCGGCTTTTCCTCCGCTTTGACCGGTCCTGCAATCTGCTCTACCACCTGAACGGCGCGCTCTGCGGCTTCCACCAGCGTCTCACCCCCATGCGCCGCAATCGGATGACGACTCGCCCGGATTGCGCTGGCAACGCCGTGGACTACACCGGCCGCCGCCACGGCGCCAACCGCAATGGCGCCCAGCGTATCGGCGGTCACCTCGATGCCAAAGCCTTCGACATTGGGCAGTCGCTCATAGAAAGGCGACATGGTATCCCAGAAACGCGGCGACATGCAGCCAACGCATCCGTGACCGGCGCCGATGGGCCAGTAGGACGTGCCGTTCCAGCCGACCGCAGGACAGTTCGAGAGCGTTTGCGGTCCTTTGCACCCCATCTTATACAGGCACCATCCCAGGCGATGCCCCTCGTCGCCCCAACGCTCGACGAAGCGACCGGAGTCGAAGTGCCCCCGACGCTCACAGTTGTTGTGAATGAGCTGCCCATAGGCGAAGAAGGGGCGTCCCTGCTCGTCGGTTGCCGGCAGTTGTTTGAATGTCAGGTAGTGGACAATGACGGCGGTTAGATTAATCACATTCATCGGGCAGCCCGGCAGGTTGATCAGATTCTTGAGACCCGGCACCGCCTGGCGCACACCAACCGCACCGGTCGGATTCGGGCTGGCGGCGGGCCAACCGCCATCCCAGGCACATGCGCCAACCGCAATCGTTGCCAGCGCATTCGAGCACACACGCTCTGCGATGCTCAACGCGGTGCGACCGCCGATCGTGCAATACACCCCGCCATTGGCAATGGGGATCGACCCTTCGACGATGGCGATGTATTGCCCCGGATAGTTTTCCACGACCGCATCGAGCGAATGTTCGGCGCGATGGCCGGCAGGCGCCATGATCGTCTCGTGGTACTCCAGGCTGATCTGCTCCAGCACAATGTCGGCAACGCCAGGCGACTCGGCGCGAAGGAAGGATTCGGTGTTGCCGGCGCAATCTTGAAACTCCAACCAGACAACCGGAAGACGTTCGGCAGTGTTCAGCGCCCTGGCGATACGTGGGGTAAAGGTGGAAGGCAGGGCGAGCGCGGCGCTCATCGCAGCGCAGAACTTGAGGAATTGACGGCGCGAAACACCGCGCGCTGCAAGGCGTTCCTCCAACGGCAAAGGACGAGCAGGCATACACGACCTCCTCGGATCGGGGAACCGATTGCGCCAGACGACGATCTGTTCAGAAGTATCAACGAAACATGGGACGGAGAGAAGCGCGTTGTGGGCACGAGTATAGCAGTGATGTGGACGGTTTGTGTGATGGTTCGGCTACAAAAGGTTAACGAGCGGTAACTCCCTGCTCGCATCCGACGACGACGCCATCGCGCATATGATACACCGTGGTAGCGAATTCCATCACTGCCGGATCGTGCGTTGCCATAACCAGCGTTACGCCCTCCTGGTCGCACAGGGTGCGCAGCATCGTCAGCACCCGTCTCCCGGTGCGGCTGTCGAGGTCGCCGGTTGGTTCGTCCGCCAGAATAATGCGCGGGTAGGTGACCAACGCCCGCGCCAGAGCAACACGCTGCTGCTGACCACCGCTCAACTCATAAGGGCGATGATCGATCCAGTCGGTCAGACCAACCGCAGCAAGCACCCGGCGCACGCGCGCATCCCATCGTCGGCGAGGCGCCTGCCCTGACAGACGCAGCGCCAGTTCGACGTTTTCAAATGCCGATGATGTGGGCAGCAGCGCAAAACTCTGAAACACGAACCCGATCCGACGCCGCAGCCTGGCAAGGTCATCGGAACGCATCTGATCGACACGCTGACCTTCAATGACAACACTGCCGCTCGTCGGGCGATCCAGCCCGCCGATGATATTCAGCAGCGTCGTCTTACCGCTGCCGCTCGGACCCATGAGGGCAACAAATGTGCCTCGTTCAATAGTGAGATCGACGCCGCGCAATGCGGAGACGGCGCGCGCGCCAGCGCCAAAGGTGCGGGTGATGCCTCGGACCTCGATCAGCGGCTCGGATGGCATTGATGCGGCGACCTCGGAGGCGACGTCACCATCATACAGGTAATGGTGAGGCTGATCGCCGGTGGTTTCCTCCGTTGGAACGGCGATCCGGTCGTCTTCGACCGGACGAATAAGGACGCCGCCATCGACAAGTTCGACGCGCGCGCGCCGCCCAATTCCTGCGAGCGCCCGTTGATCGCCAGGAATCTGGAGACGCCCGGTGCGATCAACGACGACAAGTTCTTCGGCGGCGCGCGCGCGCGCGCTATGCCCGGTCATCGCCGACACCCCATTGCCGCTTCCATCATCGCGGCGCGTTTCGGTGCTCGTTCGCCCGTCGCGGATGACGATCACCCGGTCTGCCTGTTCTGCCACCCGCGGATCGTGCGTGACCAGGACAATCGTGAGTCCGTAGCGTGTTCGCAGGTCGCGGAGCAGCGCCAGCACCCGCTGCGCTGTCTCCCAGTCTACTTCGCCGGTTGGTTCGTCGCCGAGCAGGATTTTTGGTCGGTTCGCCAGTGCGCACGCAATGGCAACTCGCTGCTGCTGACCGCCGGATAATTGTGTGATTGGGGTCGAGGCTTTCTCGACGATGCCGACCGCTTCCAGCAGCTCATCCGCCCAGGCGCGCCGCTCGCGCCTGCTGCGACCCGCAAAGGTCATCAGCAGTTCGATATTCTCGCGCGCAGTAAGGTATGGCAGCAGGTTGCGGGTCGTCTGCTGCCAGATGAAGCCGACTCGCTCGCGACGATAGGCGCTCAACTGGGCAGGTGTCAGTGCTGTCAGATCAAGCCCATCGACGATCAACCGTCCGGCAGAAGGACGATCCAGACCGCCAATGGCGCTGAGAAGCGTCGATTTGCCCGACCCGGAGGGACCAACCAGCGCCAGAAACTCGCCCCGCGCCACTTCGAGGTCCAATCCCTGGAGCGCCACCACCTCGAGTTCGGCGACCTTGTAGATTTTCACCAGACCACTGGCGTGAATAATGTGATCGGTCGTGTTCATATCGTCGCTACGTTCATACCCTATGCGTCTCGCCCGCTTCCCTTGCAGACGCGCCGCTCGCGCACCCCTGAGAACATTCCCGGTTCTCAGTCCTCGGTTCTCATACGAACTTGCGGTCAGTCAGACAAGATGTTCGAGTGCTCGGTTCGCAAGGCGTAATAATCTACAACGTCTTGGCATCAGCAGCCCCAACGGGGCTTGCACGCGCCCAGCGAGAGCTTTAGCCCCTAGCGCCCCGGCAGTATTGTCCAAATGACCGCGCATTCGTATCGGTTCTCAGTTCTCATAGAGCGATCAACTAAAACCTGGACAATCAAGGACGTGGAGCGACCGACGTTGGCTTCGACAGGCTCAGCCAACGTCAGCCGCACGACGACCAAGACAAGCAAGTGTTGTGCATCATTTGGTTGATCGCTCTATCAGTTCTCAGTTCTCAGTTCTCAGTTCTTGGTTCTTGGTTCTTGGTTCTCGGTTCCCAGTTCTCAGTTCGCATCCCCTAATTTCACCGCCTGGAACAACCGGACACGCGCCAGTGACGCGCCGAGCGCCAGGAGTGAGAGCGTTAGCGTCGCGCCAAATGCCGCATAAATGCCTGCCATACTCTCCCATGCCAGGCGCGGTGGGTAAGCGGGAACACCGGGATATGGACCAACACCGACCTGCATGAAGGGTACGATCAGCAGCGCCGCCAGCGCGCCAATTCCGCTGCCAGCTGCCAATCCAGCGCCGATCAACAGCAGTTGTTCCAGCAGCAGCGCCGCCGCAACACCAGATTCACTCAATCCCAGCGCCCGCAGCATGCCCAGTTCGATTGCACGACGGCGCGCAGTGATGAACCCGGCGACCAGAAAGCCGAGCAGCGTCAATACGCCGGCCGTCAGAAAACCGATAGTCAATACACCAAACAACCCCTGGCGCTGTGGACGGGACTGTTCGCGCGCGATGAGGGTTGCCACATCGAGTACATCGATGACCGGAATGCCCTGCCCACGCACTCCGGCAACCACCTCGTCGATAGGAACTGCCTGGTTGCGAGTGATCCAGACATCATATGGGTACTGTCCCCCCATCTCGTCGAAGATATAGTTCAAGTTGGCGACGATGATTGGTCCATCCTGCGGATAGACGCCGGGCCAGAGGTCAATGGCGGCGACAATGCGAAAGCGCACCTCACGCTGATCACCGTAGAGTCGCAACGTGGCAGGCAACGCATCGCCGATCCGCAGACCATCGCCCAAGAGGTCACGGCTGACGAGCGCACCGTTCGGGTAACGCGCCAGCAGGTTCATCAGCCCACCCAACGATTCACCGCCACCCCAGGCGCGGTCGAACCGGGTGATCACCTTCGGAAAATCCGTCCGATCAATGCCGATCACCTGCGCCTGCCGGCTGCCCGCACCGACGCTCACGAACGCCTCGTAGCGTCCGACACGCGCAGCCGCCTGCACACCCGGCGCCTGAAGATGCTCACTCACCGGAACGAACAGGAAGCGCGCTTCTTCACGAATATCAGGGCGCGGTTGTTGTGGCGGGCTGCCGGGCTGACCGGGACGCGCCTGTCCGGCGCTCTCGCCCGTCTCGAAGAGTTGTGTCATTGCGCCAACCTGATACGTCAATTCGGTTCGCATCGCGCCATCGAGCGTATCCGCCATCGTAGCACTGTACGTTGCCAGGCTGAGCGTCAGGATGAGGAGGAGCAACGCGCCGCGATAATTGTCGGTCTGCCGCGCTAGCGCGCGGAGCGTGACCAGTGGCGCAATCCACGCCGGAAGCGCCGCCAACCTCGCCAACCCTTCCAGAATCAGCGGAATGAGGCGCAGCGCCAGTAGACCAAGCGCAAAACAGAGAAGCGCCGGGGTCAGCACCAGCAGCGGATTACTGAACGGATCGGCATTCCCCTGAAACAGGCCACCGCCGATCTGCAACTGATAGACGCCGTATGCCGCCGGGATCAGGAGCAGCAGATCGAGATAGGCGCGCTGCCAGAGCGGGGGACGCGCGGCGCGCGCCGCCTGTTGCTGCTCGTCCACCAGGGTACGGCGTGTCGCCACGAACGCCGGAGTCAACGATGCCCCCACGGTGATCACCAGGACGACCAGAGCAAACGTCAGGCTCTGCGCGCCAGGCGAGAGCGGCACACCAGCGCCGGACAGATCGACCTCAAGAAATGAGCGTACCCGGCTCATCACCGACGCAAAAGCAAGCCCAAGCGGCAATCCCGCAGCAAGCGCCACTCCACCGATGATCACCCACTCAACCAGATACATGCCCAGAATCTGCGCGCTGCGGACACCACGCGACTTCATGAGCGCAATCTCACTGCTCTGCCGCCGCACAAGCAGGGCGGCGACCAGCGTCGCAAAATAGAGCGTCAGCGCGAGGATCGGCGCGCTGAACACGAAGAGTTGGGTCGTCAACGATGCCACCCGATCCTGGTATCGTCGCAGCGCCTCCGCCGGTCCCTGTTCGAGGCGCAACCCGGGAATGAGACTGTTGACACGCGCCCGTACACTTTCGACACGACTCAGAAGCGGCGACACCTGCGCGCCGGTGACGCCTTCACCGCTCAACCGCACAAACCAGAGCGCCTGATCGACCTCGTTGCGCAATGTTCCGGCGACAGGATCGGTGAAACTCGCCTCCGGCACAAGAATGAGATCGTTGAGGGTATCGGGCGGGAAGAACCATGCCGGATCGCTGCGGTTGACCGGCGCCCAGATCGCCGCCACACGCGCCTGAAGCGTCGCCGGGCGCGTTCCAGGGGCAATGATCGAGAGCGTATCACCCACATTCACACCCGTCTCATCGGCGAACGCGCGGGCGATCATCACGGCTAGCATGGCGTCATCTGCCGACGACGTCGGCATCTGCCCATCGACGATGTGCATCCGGTCATCAAGCCCGCTGATGAAGCCAAGCGGCGCATTCTTGAGGAAGACCGCGTCACCGTCAGCCGCGAGAAAGATACGGAGCGGCGCAGTACGGACGTGACGCGCAAAACTGGTGATCGGCAGATCGAGACCCGGAATGCTTTCGTGGCGCAGATAATCGTCGGCTGGCGCAACGCGCTCCCACTCCAGCGGCGTATTCCAAGCGCCGATATAGCGCAGGAGCAGCGCAAATGGCGACCGCCCCTGACGCTGCTCCTGCTGCCGGATTTCGTCCTGCAACAGGCGCAGACTGGCCGCTTCGGCGTATGCAGGCACGGCAGCCGCGAGCGCAACAGCGATCACTGCCGCCAGCCATGCGCAGAGTGCCAGTCCAAGATTGGCGCGCAGACGCTTGAGCGCAGCAGTCAGTACCGAAATAAGAGCCACCATCCGACGCATAACTCAGGATCCAACGACAATATCGCCTTCGTTCAGGCCCTCGAGAATCTCGACCCGCTCATCGGTTTCGATGCCGACCCGCACGGTCACACGGCGTTCACGCTCCCCTTCACGGACAATGACGAAGCGGCGACCCTCAAATGACCGGATCGCCTCTGGCGGCAGCCAGAGGACATTGTCTTTGCGCTCCAGCACGATGCTGACTCGCGCAACGGTCACGCCAGCCTCGAATGTTTGTCCGCGCGCATCGACTATTTGAAAGCGCGTGGTGACGTCGCGATCCTGGACGGCGCCGCTTCCGCCCGACCCGTAAGGCGCCGGCATGCGTCGAATAACGCCGGGGATCACCAGGTCGGGGCGCGATAGCAGGCGGATCTCGACACTCTGACCTTCGGAGAGCAGCCGCATCTGCTGCGCGCTCAGAGTTGCGGCAAACTCCAGGTTCGATGGATCGGCAATCTCGATCACCGGCTCGAAGGCGGTCACTGTTGCTCCTGGCTCGATAGCGACCGCCAGCACGGTTCCATCCTGCGGCGCTATGACACGCCCGTCATCGACGCGGCGGCGTGCTTTTTCCAGGGCGCGCTCGGCGTTCTCCACGGCGCGGAGTGCGCTGTTGAGCGTCTCGTTGCGCGCTTCCTCCAGTGCAACCTGCGCCCGCTCGAGAGCGAGTTGGGCGTCTTCGATTGCTTTGTTCTTGCCCTGGAGCAGGGTCTCAAGCGCGCGCTGCGCTTCCTCGACTTTCTTCTCCGCCTCGTAAATTTTGACGACTTCATCTTCATATGCGCGATCACGGGCGCGCTGCGCCTGCTCGACCGAGCGTTCGGCGTCGCGTAATGCGCGTTCCGCCTGCACCAGTTTCATACGAAACTCTTCCTTTTGTTTCTCGGTGAGGCGATTGGGAACCAGCACCCCGGCCTCATTCTTGATAAATGGATTCTCCGGGTCGGTCCCATAGCGCTGCACCCAGTCCCAGTTCCAGTAGGCGACACTATACGCCTTCTGGGTGTCGGAAAGCGCTTCGGCGCTGTCGCGTAGCGCTTCGTCCGCTGAAGTTTTCGACCACGACGCATCATCGCGTGTGGTGCGCAACTCGCGCTGCGCCGCTTCGAGGCGTTCCTGCAATTCCTTGAACAGATCCGCCTCACCGCCAGGCAACAATCGTTCGAGTTCGCGCCTGGCGCGATCCACATCGAGTTCGCGTTCCTTGATCCGTTTCTCCTTTGCCAGCTGCGCACTCTCCAGGTCGCGTCGCGCCTGCGCCAGATCGTCCTCGGCGCGACGCAACTCGTCGAGCGCCTCCTCCTGCTGAAGTTCCGCCAAAACATCGCCTTCCTTGACGACATCGCCACGACTGACATTCACGACGTTGACGCGCCCATCACGTCGGAATGCCAGCCGCGCCATATCGACCGGCGTTGCGCGGGCAGTGACCGTGAACACCTGCTCGATAGCACCGCGCTGAACCGTGTACGTGGGGCGTTCGAGCGCCGGATCGGGCGGCAGGGGGGTAGGAGTTGGCGGCTCCTGCAATGCCTGCGTTGTGCTACAGGCGGTCAGCAATACCACACAGCATATGCTCATCCAGCGCGTTATCCATCGCATAGCATTCCTCGTCGTGCGCTTTGCTTTATGCATCCGCACTGCGAGCGGGGCGCGCACGCCCGGCAGTCGCGCTCCTCTGCGAGCGGGACGCCTGCGAGTCGCCTGTACGCGCAATGGGCAATGACAGCAGCGAAGCGTTCCTCGACTATGCCCCTTCTACGGCGCAGCGCCGGCGGGAAGAGGCGTCGGATCGCCCTCCTCGACATTGTACCCTTTATAGTCTGGATCGACTTCTTTTGCGCATGCCGGCGCACGCGCATCCTCACGGTTCATACACTCGGCAAAGGCGGTTGCAAAGCGCTGCGCTTCGGCAAGTTCCTTTTCGAGGCTTGCGCCCTTTTCCACCACGGCGCTAAGCGCCTTAAAGAACCAGTAGGGATCGGTGTGCTGGCTGTAGATCACGTTAGCATCACCGGCGTTCTGCGACGGCATCGCCAGGGTTGCCCGCATCGCCTCGAACTGCGCGACTCGCTCCGGCGGCAACTGTTTGATGAATGCCTCAGATTGTGCGACCGAGCGGCGGGCGGGCATATCGCCATACGTCAGGGACGTGTCGCCGGAAAGGAACTTGATCCATTCCCAGCATGCCTGCGGTTGCTGCGTCCGCGCCGAGATGAACAGGCCCCGCAAAAACACTTCGCTCGACGGCACACCGGCGCCGCCGACCGGCAGTGGCGCAGCTCGAATGTCGCGTTCGACCGGGGTCAGCGGCGCGGCAGTCGGCGCCGGTCCACCACCCGGTTCGAGCGGTTGAATCACGACCCCTCCCTGGAATGATTCAGGATACCCAAACCACATCCCGACCCGACCGGATTGGACCAGTTCGTAGGAACGATCCCCGCCGCCAAAATCGTCGCGCCGATAGACGATGGTGAGCGGCGGCGCCACCTTGTGAACCATGCTCAAATCGAGGTACCAGCGGATGGCAGCGATAGTCTTCGGATCGGTGTAGTTCGGGCGCAGGTCCTTGCCCTCGCCAACCATCAGGCGCGCGCCAAATTGGTTGATGAAGAACAACAGGTCGGCTTGCGGACCTCCCAGCGGCACATACCCCCACCGCTGCTCGTTCCCTTCGCCTCTGGTCAACGCCTGCGCCGCCGCCAGAAAATCGTCCGGTTTCCAGTCGGCGCGCGGCGGTTGCACTCCCGCCGCCTCGAATGCGGCATGGTTGTAAATCAGGCTGCGCATATTGACCGCGTAGGGCAACCCGTAGATGCGCCCCTCGCGGCTGTACTGTGCCAGCGCCGCCGGGACGATGTCATCGCGCGGGAAGGTGGAGTCTGCCTCGATCAATGGGCGCAGATCGAGCAGAGCCGTTTCATCGTTGCCGGCGAGCGGACCGAACCAGAAAAAACAGTCGCTGGTCTGCGCCAGGGTGGCAGCCGTGACCTCCTTCAAGTCGGGCGTCCACTCGAACGGCTTCAACTGCACGAAGATGTCGGGACGCTGTTCGCGAAACGCGCGCGCGACGCGGCGCAGTTCGGTCGGATTGTACCCGTAAAGGCCAAACGTCACGGTTGTGGCGCCGGCCGGCGCTTCCTGCGGCTCCGGCGTAGCCACTACCACCGGATTGAGGTTTGGCTTCGGCGTTGGCGTGAGTTCCCGCTGCGCAATCGCTTCCTGCATCTGCCGCTGCGCTTCTGCCAGAGCCTGGCGCACATTCGCCTTTGGGTCGCCGGTGACCGTCGCAACTGCCTGACTCAACGCCCCCATCACGGTATAATCGAACTGCTGGCTTGGCAGCGTCCCGCTGTTCTCTATCGCCCACCGGTACGCCTCAGCAGTCGGCGGATCGAGTTTGCTCCAGAACTCCGTCTGCTGCGCCACCGATTGGCGGGCAGGCAAACGCGACAATGGACCGAAACTTTGCTGGTCCTCGAGCGCCGGTTGGCGCGAGAGCCACTCGATCCAGCGCCAGGCGGCGTCGGGGTGCGCTGTGCCGCCGCTG
This region includes:
- a CDS encoding HyaD/HybD family hydrogenase maturation endopeptidase, translating into MPAILVLGLGNIIMRDEGLGVRACERLTQRYRVPDSVTVLDGGTLGLDLLPYLEGIADLLILDAINAGHPPGAIVRLENEQIPQILALKMSMHQVGLQELLAVMALRGHTPSRIVLLGMEPLLIEPGLDLSDPVLANLDRLVEAVAAELQSWGVPVSPA
- the cybH gene encoding Ni/Fe-hydrogenase, b-type cytochrome subunit, which codes for MRRRVYVWEVPVRLTHWVNVLSIVMLCFTGYYIANPYIFVSTREPWGIYFMGSMRFLHFVFAYIFVASLILRTYWAFVGNQWARWRGLFPFLTKEGRTNMWHAIQYYFFLRRNPPEVAGHNALAGTSYMIIVVLYGLSAFTGFTLYGQLHPASIWYTLTDWVTNLVSLQTLRLGHHIIMYLILAFVVHHVYAAWLIDMEEGNGLMSSIFSGYKFLPREQQPDWIEQVIAQNGKQNGKAPQVAEPTTQQVKVAGGKVES
- a CDS encoding nickel-dependent hydrogenase large subunit, giving the protein MAKIAIDPITRIEGHLRIEAQIERGRVVDAWSSSTMFRGMEIVLRGRDPRDAWVFAQRICGVCTTVHALASVRAVENALDIQIPDNARLIRNIIAGAQYVQDHVIHFYHLHALDWVDIVSALKADPVKTSELAQSISDWPKSSPAYFKGVQDRLQKFVDSGQLGIFGNAYWGHPAYALPPEANLMAVAHYLEALEWQKDVIRIHAILGGKNPHPQTYLVGGMAAPLDPNAQQAINTIRIAQLKMLADQVRTFVGKVYIPDILAIASFYKDWAGLGAGVGNYLSYGDFPAAKDGNVASYWLPRGVIVNKNIDQKPQPVNHERVTEYVAHSWFRYGEGDQQALHPWKGETIPNYTGPQPPYDWLNTDGKYSWLKTPRYDDMPMEVGPLARMLVGYASGQQRIQELVNAALKQLGVGPAALFSTLGRTAARAIETALIAELLPGWIDELAANMAAGNLVVHNSAKWSPANWPQEAVGWGSMEAPRGSLGHWVRIRDGKIVNYQAVVPTTWNGSPRDARDVRGPYEAALIDTPIADPEQPIEILRTIHSFDPCMACAVHLVDARGIEITRVRVQ
- a CDS encoding hydrogenase small subunit — its product is MPARPLPLEERLAARGVSRRQFLKFCAAMSAALALPSTFTPRIARALNTAERLPVVWLEFQDCAGNTESFLRAESPGVADIVLEQISLEYHETIMAPAGHRAEHSLDAVVENYPGQYIAIVEGSIPIANGGVYCTIGGRTALSIAERVCSNALATIAVGACAWDGGWPAASPNPTGAVGVRQAVPGLKNLINLPGCPMNVINLTAVIVHYLTFKQLPATDEQGRPFFAYGQLIHNNCERRGHFDSGRFVERWGDEGHRLGWCLYKMGCKGPQTLSNCPAVGWNGTSYWPIGAGHGCVGCMSPRFWDTMSPFYERLPNVEGFGIEVTADTLGAIAVGAVAAAGVVHGVASAIRASRHPIAAHGGETLVEAAERAVQVVEQIAGPVKAEEKPAEEAGKPMASGDARESVRPDRDGPSAS
- a CDS encoding ABC transporter ATP-binding protein — translated: MNTTDHIIHASGLVKIYKVAELEVVALQGLDLEVARGEFLALVGPSGSGKSTLLSAIGGLDRPSAGRLIVDGLDLTALTPAQLSAYRRERVGFIWQQTTRNLLPYLTARENIELLMTFAGRSRRERRAWADELLEAVGIVEKASTPITQLSGGQQQRVAIACALANRPKILLGDEPTGEVDWETAQRVLALLRDLRTRYGLTIVLVTHDPRVAEQADRVIVIRDGRTSTETRRDDGSGNGVSAMTGHSARARAAEELVVVDRTGRLQIPGDQRALAGIGRRARVELVDGGVLIRPVEDDRIAVPTEETTGDQPHHYLYDGDVASEVAASMPSEPLIEVRGITRTFGAGARAVSALRGVDLTIERGTFVALMGPSGSGKTTLLNIIGGLDRPTSGSVVIEGQRVDQMRSDDLARLRRRIGFVFQSFALLPTSSAFENVELALRLSGQAPRRRWDARVRRVLAAVGLTDWIDHRPYELSGGQQQRVALARALVTYPRIILADEPTGDLDSRTGRRVLTMLRTLCDQEGVTLVMATHDPAVMEFATTVYHMRDGVVVGCEQGVTAR